The following DNA comes from Streptomyces pristinaespiralis.
CGCGCCCCGACGGCCGCGGCCCGGTCGTGACCCACGCCGCACACCATGTCGACACGCTCGACGAAGACCCGTGGGGAGTGCCTGGGGACCCAGTAACTGACCGGGTTGTTGAGCGTGTTGACGGGAGCGCCGCGTACGCCGAGCAGCTGGCGGGCGGGTCGTTCCCAGTCGCCGATGCAGGAGATGTTCTGGTTGCCGTGCCGGTCGAGCTGGCTCGCGCCCATCATCACGTGCCGTCTGCCGCCGGTGACCATGGCGAGATGACGCCGGTAGGGGAGCCAGCCCTCCACCGTGCCGTCCGGGCCCACCAGCAGGGCTTCGCCGTCGGTGAGCAGCAGGTCGGGGGAGAAGGTGTGCCTGGCGAGCCGGGCGCCCAGGGAGGGGATCAGGCCCATGGGGCTCGCCAGGATCTCGCCGTCCCCGCGCCAGGCCTCGGCGCAGGCGACGACGCAGTACTCGGCACGGCTGACGGTCATCGCTGCTGCTCCCGCTCCTTGTGCCAGGCCCGGACGGCGGCCTGGTAGGCGTGCTCGTCGCCGGACAGGAAGCGTTCGGCGAACTGCTCCCAGGGTGTGGTGGCGTACATCCTCAGGAACGCGTCGTCGCGTCCGTGGTCGGGGGCGCAGGAGGTGAAGTGGGCGCCGTTCGGCGTCTCGACGACGCCGGTGACCGTGTGCCGGCCGACGAGCAGACACTGGGGCGGGGCGTGCTCGGTGAGTTCCGCCGTCCCGACGAGTCGCTCGCACGAGACGTACGCGGTGTCGGCCGCCTCGCAGAACAGGTCGTCGAAGTACGGGTCGGGCCCCAGATAGCTGCCGTTGCCCAGGCGGTCGGCGCGGTTCAGGTGGACCAGCGCCGCGTCCATGCGCAGGGCGGGCGCGGCGGCGAAGGTCTCACCGTCCTCGTAGGGGGAGGTCACCGTCCTGAGACCGGGGTTGACGCGCATGACGTCGGAGCCGGGACCGGCCCGGACGGGCAGGAAGGGCAGCCGGTTGGCGGCCGCGTGCAGACCCCACATGAACATGGCCTCGTCGAGTTCCGTCAGTTCGAAGGCGGCGCGCTCACGGGCGGCGCGGTAGTGCGGTTCGAGGGGGACGGAGTCGAGGGTGACGAAGGCGGCGACGAGTCTGCGGATGCGTCCGGCGGCGGCGAGGAGGCCCACGTCGGGGCCGCCGTAGGAAATCACGGTGAGATCAGTGATCTCGGACCGGAGCAGTGCGCGTACGAGGGCCATGGGTTTGCGGCGCGCTCCCCATCCGCCGATGCCGATGGTCATGCCGCTGCGCAACCGGGCGACGACCCCTTCGGGGGTCATGGTCTTGTCGCTCACCCCGTCGCACCCCCCTGCGCCGGCCGGCCCTGCTGTCCGGCTTCCGGAGGCCGGCCGAAGGCGCCACGGACGCGCCCGGCGGCGCCGTCGAGGTTCGCCTCGAAGGTGAAGCCCTGCTCGAATCGGTAGCTGCGGCGCACATCCACCGGGTCGATGCCGTTGATCGCGGCCTTCGCGAGCCGCAGCAGTGTCCCGTCCTTACGGGCGATCTCCTCGGCCAGCTCCATCGCGGCGCCGGACAGCCGGTCGCGGGGGACCACCCGCCACACCGAGCCGTGCGCGAGGAGTTCGGCCGCGGTGGCGGTCCGCGAGGTGTAGTACAGGGCGCGCATCAGATGCTGGGGGACCAGCCGGGCCAGATGGGTCGCCGCGCCGAGCGCCCCGCGGTCGAGTTCCGGCAGCCCGAACGTCGCGTCGTCGGAGGCGACGATGGCGTCCGCGTTCCCGACCAGCCCGATGCCGCCGCCCAGACAGAACCCCTGCACGGCGGCGACGACGGGCACCTCGCACTCGTAGACCGCGGCGAACGCCTCGTAGCAGGCGCGGTTCACCGCCAGCAGCGCCTGGTGGTCCGCGTCCCGCTGCAACTCCTTGATGTCCACACCGGCGTTGAAACCGCGCCCCTCGGCGGCCAGGACCACGCAGCGGACGTCCGGGTCGCGTCCGGCGGCGCGCACGGTGTCGGCGAGGTCGTACCAGCCGCGCGCCGGAAGGGCGTTGACGGGCGGGTGGTCGACCGTGACGAGACGAATGCCCTTCAGCGGTCTTGCGGTGGAGACACCCATGAGCGGATCATCTACCTTCCACCAAACGTTTGTTAGGTAGAGGGAAGGTAGCAGCCGATGAAGCCGGACGGGAGAGGCACCGGCGGCAGGGACCCGGCCGGCAGGGACCCGTCCGACAAGGGACCGTCCGACAAGGGTCTGGACGGCAAGGTCGTCGTCGTCACCGGCGGCACCCGCGGTGTCGGCGCCGGCATCGCCGGCGCCTTCTGCCGGGCGGGCGCCGAGGTCGTGGTGTGCGCCCGCCGGCCTCCCGAAAAGCCGATCCCCGGCTCGGAGTTCATCCCCCTGGACGTGCGCGACCCGGACGCCGCCGAAGATTTCTTCGCCGAGGTCGCCGCCCGCCGGGGACGGCTGGACGTGCTCGTCAACAACGCCGGCGGGACACCTCACCGCCGGCTCGCGGAAGGCGGCGCGGCCCGCCACGCGCGCGTGCTCGAACTGAACCTCCTCGCCCCGATGGCCCTGTCGATCGCCGCGCACCCCCACTTGAGGGCCGTACACGGCTCGATCGTCATGATCGGCAGCGTCAGCGGATCCCGGCCCTCCCCGGGGTCGGCGGCGTACGGCGCGGCCAAGGCGGGCCTGGAGAGCCTGGCGCGGTCCATGGCCGTGGAGTGGGCGCCGCACGTACGCGTGAACACCGTGGTCCTCGGCATGGTCCGTACCGAACTCTCCCGGCTGCACTACGGCGACGAGGAGGGCATCGCGGCGGTCGGCCGCACCGTGCCGCTCGGCCGTCTCGCCGAGCCGGCCGACGCCGGCGCGGCAGCGGTCTTCCTCGCGTCGCCGGGCGCCGCGTACATCAGCGGGGCGTCGCTCCTCGTGCACGGCGGCGGCGAGCGGCCCGCCTTCCTGGACGCGGCCACGGCCGGGCACGCGCTGCGGGAGGCCGGCGGCGGACCGGCCCCGAAGCGGCGGAAGAGTGCGGGGGAGTTCCGGGGGAGCACGGCGGGACCGGCCACCCCCATGGGCCCGGCGCGCGACGACGAGCGGTGAGAGCGACGACGACCGGTAAAGCGACGACGACCGGTGAGACCGACGACGACCGTCCCGGTGAGGAGACCTGAGATGACCGGAATCTGTGAGGGCCGCGTGGTGATCGTCACCGGCGCCGGGCGCGGCCTCGGCCGCGCGCACGCGCTGGCGTTCGCCGCCGAGGGGGCCAGGGTCGTCGTCAACGACCTGGGCGTCGGCCCGGACGGCACGGGCGCGGGCGGCGGTCCGGCCGCCGCGGTCGTGACGGAGATCAACGAGGCCGGCGGCACCGCTG
Coding sequences within:
- a CDS encoding CoA-transferase subunit beta, with the translated sequence MTVSRAEYCVVACAEAWRGDGEILASPMGLIPSLGARLARHTFSPDLLLTDGEALLVGPDGTVEGWLPYRRHLAMVTGGRRHVMMGASQLDRHGNQNISCIGDWERPARQLLGVRGAPVNTLNNPVSYWVPRHSPRVFVERVDMVCGVGHDRAAAVGARFHRIPRVVSDLGVFDFATPDRTMRLASLHPGVTVDEVRSATGFRLVIGGSVPYTRDPTEAELRLIREVLDPEGAREREVRTA
- a CDS encoding CoA transferase subunit A, with the translated sequence MSDKTMTPEGVVARLRSGMTIGIGGWGARRKPMALVRALLRSEITDLTVISYGGPDVGLLAAAGRIRRLVAAFVTLDSVPLEPHYRAARERAAFELTELDEAMFMWGLHAAANRLPFLPVRAGPGSDVMRVNPGLRTVTSPYEDGETFAAAPALRMDAALVHLNRADRLGNGSYLGPDPYFDDLFCEAADTAYVSCERLVGTAELTEHAPPQCLLVGRHTVTGVVETPNGAHFTSCAPDHGRDDAFLRMYATTPWEQFAERFLSGDEHAYQAAVRAWHKEREQQR
- a CDS encoding enoyl-CoA hydratase family protein, producing the protein MGVSTARPLKGIRLVTVDHPPVNALPARGWYDLADTVRAAGRDPDVRCVVLAAEGRGFNAGVDIKELQRDADHQALLAVNRACYEAFAAVYECEVPVVAAVQGFCLGGGIGLVGNADAIVASDDATFGLPELDRGALGAATHLARLVPQHLMRALYYTSRTATAAELLAHGSVWRVVPRDRLSGAAMELAEEIARKDGTLLRLAKAAINGIDPVDVRRSYRFEQGFTFEANLDGAAGRVRGAFGRPPEAGQQGRPAQGGATG
- a CDS encoding SDR family oxidoreductase encodes the protein MKPDGRGTGGRDPAGRDPSDKGPSDKGLDGKVVVVTGGTRGVGAGIAGAFCRAGAEVVVCARRPPEKPIPGSEFIPLDVRDPDAAEDFFAEVAARRGRLDVLVNNAGGTPHRRLAEGGAARHARVLELNLLAPMALSIAAHPHLRAVHGSIVMIGSVSGSRPSPGSAAYGAAKAGLESLARSMAVEWAPHVRVNTVVLGMVRTELSRLHYGDEEGIAAVGRTVPLGRLAEPADAGAAAVFLASPGAAYISGASLLVHGGGERPAFLDAATAGHALREAGGGPAPKRRKSAGEFRGSTAGPATPMGPARDDER